A window of the Cannabis sativa cultivar Pink pepper isolate KNU-18-1 chromosome X, ASM2916894v1, whole genome shotgun sequence genome harbors these coding sequences:
- the LOC115705138 gene encoding putative oxidoreductase C1F5.03c, giving the protein MAHENHTCQILTKVSTKTVMAAVTTVRLSPPFSVSLPPILRRTQIRKISTSIRFTMDSQTNHPKRIVVCGGGVIGVCTAYFLAKNGAAVTLVEKSSIAGAASGKAGGFLALDWCDGGPVSSLARASFNLHRSLSEELDGPKSYGYRTLDTLSLTISETLNENPPSSGSRSSKLPSWIDGSTARSPRTIGTVETTAQVHPQLFARTLISKAVESYGVEIVIGKVERVELEEKEEGRVNSVVLEGGRVIESNAVVLALGPWSGKFELLSCLFRVSGLKAHSIVLEPKEPGLITPHALFLSYYPSNGGKPLDPEVYPRPTGEVYICGMSAEEDVPEDPEQIIGKPESIQALKRVASSVSSHLREGEARVKAEQACFLPCTDDGLPIIGELPGINGCYVATGHSCWGILNGPATGAAMAELVLKGRAAIVDLSPFNPARFVKRTKR; this is encoded by the exons ATGGCCCATGAAAATCACACGTGTCAAATTCTTACAAAGGTTTCGACAAAAACAGTTATGGCGGCGGTTACAACAGTACGACTTTCGCCGCCATTTTCAGTGTCACTCCCACCAATTCTCCGACGTACTCAAATCCGAAAAATCTCCACCTCAATCCGTTTCACCATGGATTCTCAGACCAACCACCCCAAACGAATCGTCGTATGCGGCGGCGGAGTCATCGGAGTATGCACAGCTTACTTCCTAGCCAAAAACGGCGCCGCCGTAACCCTCGTCGAGAAATCCTCAATAGCCGGCGCCGCCTCAGGTAAAGCCGGAGGATTTCTCGCCCTCGACTGGTGCGACGGCGGACCCGTCTCTTCTCTCGCCCGAGCTAGCTTCAATCTCCACCGTTCGCTCTCCGAAGAACTCGATGGCCCCAAATCGTACGGATACAGAACCCTAGACACTCTCAGTCTCACTATCTCCGAAACCCTAAACGAAAATCCTCCCTCCTCCGGTTCTCGATCCTCCAAATTACCGTCGTGGATCGACGGGAGTACAGCTCGGAGCCCAAGAACGATTGGGACAGTGGAAACCACGGCTCAGGTTCATCCCCAACTCTTCGCGAGGACATTGATTTCGAAAGCGGTGGAGAGTTACGGCGTTGAGATTGTGATTGGGAAGGTAGAACGAGTTGAGTTGGAGGAGAAGGAAGAAGGACGAGTTAACTCGGTGGTTCTTGAAGGTGGAAGAGTGATTGAGTCGAACGCCGTCGTTTTGGCACTCGGACCATGGAGTGGGAAATTTGAGCTTTTATCTTgtttgtttagggtttctggttTGAAAGCTCATAGCATTGTTTTGGAGCCTAAAGAGCCTGGTTTGATAACTCCTCATGCTCTTTTCTTAAGCTATTATCCTTCTAATGGTGGAAAGCCATTGGACCCAGAAGTTTATCCTCGTCCAACAG GGGAGGTGTACATATGTGGAATGTCAGCAGAGGAGGATGTTCCCGAAGACCCGGAACAGATCATAGGCAAACCTGAATCGATACAGGCACTTAAGCGAGTGGCCAGCAGTGTTTCGAGTCATCTAAGGGAAGGAGAGGCCCGAGTGAAAGCTGAGCAAGCTTGCTTTCTCCCATGCACAGACGACGGACTCCCCATAATTGGGGAGTTGCCTGGGATCAACGGTTGCTACGTTGCCACGGGACATAGTTGTTGGGGAATTCTGAATGGTCCAGCCACTGGTGCAGCCATGGCCGAGCTTGTGCTTAAAGGGCGTGCTGCCATTGTTGATCTCAGTCCATTTAACCCGGCCAGGTTTGTAAAACGGACTAAGCGTTAA